The proteins below come from a single Chelmon rostratus isolate fCheRos1 chromosome 12, fCheRos1.pri, whole genome shotgun sequence genomic window:
- the selenof gene encoding selenoprotein F: MSGEVYLLWLLSLLQTLSAYGAEVSSEVCRELGFSSNLLCSSCDLLGEFSLTKLQPDCRKCCQQEAQMEARKLYAGAILEVCGUKLGRFPQVQAFVRSEKPKMFKGLQIKYVRGSDPVLKLLDDNGNIAEELSILKWNTDSVEEFLSEKLDRI; the protein is encoded by the exons ATGTCGGGAGAGGTGTATCTCCTGTGGCTTCTCTCGCTTTTACAAACG ctgtcgGCGTACGGCGCCGAGGTGTCGTCCGAGGTGTGCAGGGAGCTGGGCTTCTCCAGCAACCTGCTGTGCAGCTCCTGTGACCTGCTTGGGGAGTTCAGCCTCACCAAGCTCCAGCCCGACTGCAGGAAGTGCTGCCAACAGGAGGCCCAGATGGAAGCGCGCAAG CTGTATGCCGGGGCCATCCTCGAGGTGTGTGGATGAAAATTGGGGAGGTTCCCCCAAGTCCAAG CTTTTGTCAGGAGCGAAAAGCCGAAGATGTTCAAGGGTCTTCAGATTAAG TACGTGAGAGGCTCAGATCCTGTGCTAAAGCTTTTGGACGATAACGGGAACATTGCTGAAGAACTCAGCATCCTCAAGTGGAACACAGACAGTGTGGAGGAGTTCCTGAGTGAGAAATTAGACCGGATATAA
- the hs2st1a gene encoding heparan sulfate 2-O-sulfotransferase 1, with translation MGLLRVMMPPKLQLLALLAFAVAMFFLENQIQKLEESRGKLERAIARHEVREIEQRHTQDGLRERDTSASSSADSEDDIVIIYNRVPKTASTSFTNIAYDLCGKNHYHVLHINTTKNNPVMSIQDQVRFVKNVTEWREMKPAFYHGHVSFLDFTKFGVKRKPIYINVIRDPIERLVSYYYFLRFGDDYRPGLRRRKQGDKKTFDECVSAGGSDCAPEKLWLQIPFFCGHYSECWNVRSQWALEQAKYNLVNEYMLVGVTEELEDFVMMLEAALPRFFKGATDLYKTGKKSHLRKTSEKKPPTKESIAKLQQSDIWKMENEFYEFALEQFQFVRAHAVREKDGELYLLAQNFFYEKIYPKN, from the exons ATGGGGCTGCTCAGAGTCATGATGCCGCCCAAGTTGCAGCTTCTGGCGCTGCTGGCGTTCGCAGTGGCCATGTTCTTCCTGGAGAACCAGATCCAGAAGCTGGAGGAGTCCCGGGGAAAGCTCG AAAGAGCCATCGCCCGGCACGAGGTACGAGAGATCGAGCAGCGACACACGCAGGACGGTCTGCGGGAACGGGACACGTCGGCCTCATCGTCGGCCGACAGCGAGGACGACATCGTCATCATCTACAACCGCGTGCCGAAGACGGCCAGCACCTCCTTCACCAACATCGCCTACGACCTGTGTGGGAAGAACCACTACCACGtcctgcacatcaacaccacCAAGAACAACCCGGTCATGTCCATACAAGACCAG GTGCGGTTTGTAAAGAATGTGACTGAGTGGAGGGAAATGAAGCCAGCCTTCTACCACGGGCACGTCTCCTTCCTGGACTTCACCAA GTTTGGGGTGAAGAGGAAGCCCATTTACATAAACGTGATCCGGGACCCCATTGAAAGGCTGGTGTCCTATTATTACTTTCTGCGTTTTGGGGACGACTACCGGCCCGGCTTGAGACGCAGGAAACAAGGAGACAAGAAG ACGTTCGATGAATGTGTATCAGCCGGAGGCTCAGACTGCGCCCCTGAGAAGCTCTGGCTCCAGATTCCCTTCTTCTGTGGTCACTACTCTGAATGCTG GAACGTGAGAAGCCAGTGGGCTCTGGAGCAGGCGAAATACAACCTGGTGAATGAATACATGCTGGTCGGAGTaacagaagagctggaggacttTGTCATGATGCTGGAGGCCGCGCTGCCACGCTTCTTCAAAGGAGCCACCGACCTGTACAAAACAG GGAAGAAATCCCACCTGAGGAAGACCAGCGAGAAAAAGCCGCCCACAAAGGAGTCTATCGCcaagctgcagcagtcagacaTCTGGAAGATGGAGAACGAGTTCTATGAGTTTGCACTGGAGCAGTTCCAGTTCGTCAGGGCACATGCTGTCAGAGAAAAGGACGGGGAGCTCTACCTGCTGGCGCAAAACTTCTTCTATGAGAAAATCTACCCCAAAAACTAA